Proteins encoded within one genomic window of Jiangella mangrovi:
- a CDS encoding TetR/AcrR family transcriptional regulator, producing MHVTQTGRGRLTRDRVLAGAVEVADDAGIGALTMRALADHLGVKPMALYHHVAHKDEILDGIVDLVFGEIELPIPGGDWADELRRRARSARTVLRRHPWAIGLLENRVTPGPATLRHHDAVLGTLRQAGFSVAMTAHAYALLDAYVYGFVVQEISLPFEGQGTAGEVAQTMLAQFPADRYPHLMELMTEHAMRDDYDFGDEFDYGLDLVIGALSP from the coding sequence ATCCACGTGACGCAGACAGGCCGCGGCCGGCTCACCCGCGACCGGGTGCTGGCCGGCGCCGTCGAGGTCGCCGACGACGCCGGCATCGGTGCCCTGACGATGCGCGCGCTCGCCGATCACCTCGGCGTCAAGCCGATGGCGCTCTACCACCACGTCGCGCACAAGGACGAGATCCTCGACGGCATCGTCGACCTCGTCTTCGGCGAGATCGAGCTCCCCATACCCGGCGGCGACTGGGCCGACGAGCTACGACGCCGGGCGCGGTCGGCCCGGACCGTGCTCCGTCGTCACCCCTGGGCCATCGGACTGCTGGAGAACCGCGTCACCCCAGGGCCGGCCACGCTGCGCCACCACGACGCCGTCCTCGGCACCCTCCGGCAGGCGGGCTTCTCCGTCGCCATGACGGCCCACGCCTACGCGCTGCTCGACGCCTACGTCTACGGATTCGTCGTCCAGGAGATCTCGCTGCCCTTCGAGGGCCAGGGTACGGCCGGCGAGGTGGCGCAGACCATGCTCGCCCAGTTCCCCGCCGACCGGTACCCGCACCTGATGGAGCTCATGACCGAGCACGCCATGCGCGACGACTACGACTTCGGCGACGAGTTCGACTACGGCCTCGACCTCGTCATCGGCGCCCTCAGCCCGTGA